A region from the Alnus glutinosa chromosome 5, dhAlnGlut1.1, whole genome shotgun sequence genome encodes:
- the LOC133868734 gene encoding dof zinc finger protein DOF1.4-like, whose amino-acid sequence MLGNCEKMVLIPPTRNEWSQQHQIDDPKGLMGSAGMEKPVLDQQNQQQQQQQQALRCPRCDSSNTKFCYYNNYSLSQPRHFCKACKRYWTRGGTLRNVPVGGGCRKNKRVKRPTAASAIDGAPSANPDPPSQPHMDISSSTSNHINPMFYASDVRSLPFPRFNIPRVSNETVSGYDLQPQMNALGLGFSSGIMSNDASENDYRNGFNHPAKQIQDLSSYSIFGSSANSTTTSPTMASLLTSSFHQQKFVNGGVKDSRAPNHFQAFGPFEGLQLMGNTEAGISMKEVKVEDGQNRSDWNQMEQVGLSDPALYWNATSIGVWNDPGNIGSSVTSLI is encoded by the exons ATGTTGGGAAACTGTGAGAAGATGGTACTCATCCCTCCAACTAGAAACGAATGGTCACAGCAG CACCAGATAGATGATCCAAAGGGCTTGATGGGTTCTGCGGGTATGGAAAAACCAGTCCTAGACcaacaaaatcaacaacaacaacagcagcagcaaGCCCTGAGGTGTCCTCGCTGTGATTCATCGAACACAAAGTTCTGCTACTACAACAACTACAGCTTGTCTCAGCCAAGGCACTTCTGCAAGGCCTGCAAGCGTTACTGGACAAGAGGTGGCACTCTAAGAAACGTTCCTGTCGGCGGTGGGTGCCGGAAAAACAAGCGCGTGAAGAGGCCTACAGCAGCTTCCGCCATTGATGGAGCTCCAAGCGCAAATCCAGACCCTCCCTCCCAACCGCACATGGATATATCTTCTTCGACATCAAATCATATCAATCCTATGTTTTATGCATCTGATGTGAGATCACTCCCATTTCCCAGGTTCAATATTCCGAGAGTTTCAAATGAAACTGTTTCTGGATATGATCTCCAACCACAGATGAATGCTCTTGGACTAGGGTTTTCGTCTGGAATTATGTCTAATGATGCTAGTGAGAATGATTACCGAAATGGGTTTAATCATCCTGCTAAGCAAATCCAAGATCTCTCAAGTTATTCCATCTTCGGCTCCTCAGCTAATTCTACTACCACTTCTCCAACCATGGCTTCCCTGCTAACCTCTAGCTTTCATCAACAGAAATTCGTCAATGGAGGTGTTAAAGACAGTCGAGCACCCAATCACTTTCAAGCCTTTGGACCGTTTGAAGGGTTGCAATTAATGGGTAATACTGAAGCTGGGATTTCCATGAAAGAAGTGAAAGTAGAAGACGGCCAAAACAGGTCGGATTGGAATCAAATGGAACAAGTCGGGTTGTCGGATCCTGCTCTTTACTGGAATGCAACAAGTATTGGTGTTTGGAATGATCCTGGAAACATCGGGTCTTCGGTCACTTCTCTGATCTAG